GTGGACTCAAAAGCCACCGGCTGGACTGCGCACTATGAAGCAGGTAAGTGGGTAGAAGAAGCAAAGAAAAAAGCGGCGCCTAAAAAGAAGGCTGCTACTAAAAAAGCGCCTGCAAAAAAGACAAAAGCTAAAAAAGAAGAAGAGTAACTAACCCGTTACTTGTTTTTTAGCCAATAAAAAACCGGAACGCACAGCCTGTGTCGTTCCGGTTTTTTTATGAGTGCATATGCTTCGCAATGGCTTTGTTAGCCGCATATATACTCATAATTTAAATTTTTACAGATGACACTTTTTTATAGCCTTCAGACTCCAGTTCATCATTTACACATTGAAGTACGTAACCTAAAAGGTCTTCATTCGCTACATCGTCGTCTTTAGCCCAATTTACGCACATATCTGTGTATTCTTTAATTGTTTGTGCAGAAGCTGATGGTGCATCGTCTGCTACTGCATACGTTGCAGATACAGCAAAAAGTGGCGCTACTATTAATGCTAGCAATGCTTTATTCATTCGTTTATTCCTAAAAAATGGTTTGACGATTTAAATACATTTTATTGTTGTACTTAAACTGTGCCCAATGCAGAACAACTCTGTTGGTGTACTGATTTTTAATCGAAACTAAAATAAAAGATAACGAAATATTTTTATCGTGAAGATGAGAAAATTACGCTTAAATTACATTATAAGTATTTGTGTTGTAATAATTTATAAGCTAAGGTCGCTTTTTTTTATAAAAAGTAAAATGAATGGCTGAACAGCAAACTAACGTCCCTCGTGCACCTCGTAAAGTTCACAAAGTGGAGCAAGGGTTAGAATCGTTTATATTTACCGGGCGTTGGTTATTAGCGCCTTTTTTTGTGGGCTTATTGTTTGCAGTAATACTGTTACTTATAAAGTTTTTTAAACAACTTTATTTGATGGGCATCGCAACCTTTAGTGCAACAAATCAAGAATTACTCGTTGGTATACTAACACTGGTTGATACAGCCTTGTTAGCAGGTTTGCTTTTAATTATTATTTTTAGCGGCTATGAAAACTTTGTCTCAAAGCTCAATATTGAGGGCCATGAAGATAGGCCATCATGGATGGGGAAGGTTGGCTTCTCTGGTTTAAAAATGAAACTTATTAGCGCTATTGTAGCTATATCTGCGGTTGAGCTTTTAAAGGTATTTATTAATTCTAATATTCATTCAAGTGATGAGTTATTTTGGAAGGTAATTATTCATATTACTTTTGTAAGCTCAGGCGTATTATTTGCGCTCACTGATTATTTAAATAGTAAAACGCAATCACATTAAAAAGGTTAAGTTATACCAATTCGCTTAATTAAGTGATCTATTTTGAGGATGGAAAAACGTGTTTATAGCTAGGCAAAAAATTCGCTATTTAGTTGTTCTAAATGAGAATTTTTTAACGCAGATAGCGATACGTTTAGCCCCGCAAAATGATTAATTATTATTGCGGATTGGTATTAGTGCTTTGGTGGCAGCTATTTCGCCTTCATACCGACCAAAGTGACCTCAAGCTTTAAGCACACAAAAAAGCCCGATAAAATCGGGCTTTTAAAATATGTTAGGGCTTTATTAATTTACAAAAGCAAAATAGCACCCAAAACCGCTTATGCTTAACGTATTACCCTCTAAAGTGGCATTACAATGAGATAGCGAATCCTGTGCTTCAGTCACTGTTTTAGTTAGCTCCAATGTTTGATTGGTTTGAGCTAAATTAAACACACACAACATAGTTTGCTCGTTTAACGTTCTGTAAAAAGCGAGAATAGGCTCAGCAGTATCAATAAACTCAATGTCGCCTTCTAATAACACTGCATGCTGTTTACGCCATGCCATAAACTCACGGTAGGCATTAAGTATTGAGTCTGAATCTTTATCTTGAACAGATACAGCACTTTGAGTGTGCGCGTTATCTACAGGTAACCAAGGTTTTGCATTACTAAAACCTGCATGTTCTGAGTCATTGATATCCCATGGCATCGGCGTTCTGCAGCCATCACGGCCTTTAAAGTTTGGCCAAAAAGTAATGCCGTACGGGTCTTGTAGGTCTTCAAAAGCAACAGATGCTTCACCTAAGCCAAGCTCTTCACCTTGGTACATACATACACTACCTCGTAATGAAGCAAGTAGGGCTGTAAGCATTTTACATTGGGCAGAGTTTATTTCACCATTTTGGCTCCAACGACTCGCTACGCGCTCTACGTCGTGGTTGCTAAATGCCCAACACGGCCAACCTTCGGTCATACGTTGCTCAAGTGTTTGTACAGTTTCTCTTATGTATTCACTTGAATAGTCATCAGTAAGTAGCTCAAAACTGTAGCCCATGTGTAGCTTATCACCGCCTTGCGTGTACTCTGCCATGGTTGCCAATGAATCTTCTGATGAAATTTCACCTAACGACACAGTGCCTGGGTACTTATTAAGTAATGAGCGTATGTCTTGCATAAACTCAATGTTTTCTGGCTGCGTGTTATTATAATAGTGATACTGAAAAGCATACGGGTTATCTTCACTAAAGCCACGCCCTTGGCGTTTATCCTTAGGTTTAGCTGGGTTGTCACGAAGCTGAGCATCGTGGTAGCAAAAGTTAATTGCATCTAGTCTGAATCCATCAACCCCTTTTTTAAGCCAAAACTCAACATTATCAAGTACTGCTTTTCTTACTTCTGGGTTATGGAAGTTTAAATCAGGCTGTTCGGTTAAAAAGTTATGTAGATAATACTGACCACGACGAGGCTCCCATTGCCACGCACCACCACCAAATATAGATAACCAGTTATTAGGCGCTGTACCATCGTCTTTAGAGTCAGCCCATACGTACCAATCTGATTTATCATTATTTTGGCTTTCGCGGCTATCTAGAAACCATTGGTGTTGATCTGATGTGTGACTTAATACTTGGTCAATTATAATTTTAATGTCGCGTTTGTGTGCTTGGTCTATTAATTCGTCAAAGTCGTTTAAGTCACCAAAAAGCGGGTCTATGTCGCGATAATCGCTAATATCATAGCCAAAATCTTTCATTGGCGATTTAAAAAAGGGAGAAATCCAAATAGCGTCAACGCCTAAGCTTTTAATGTAATCAATGCGATTAATTATCCCTTTAAGATCACCAATTCCATCGTTATTGCTGTCTTGAAAGCTTCGCGGGTAAACCTGATAAATAACCGCACCTTTATACCACTGCTGT
The sequence above is drawn from the Pseudoalteromonas espejiana DSM 9414 genome and encodes:
- a CDS encoding TIGR00645 family protein; translation: MAEQQTNVPRAPRKVHKVEQGLESFIFTGRWLLAPFFVGLLFAVILLLIKFFKQLYLMGIATFSATNQELLVGILTLVDTALLAGLLLIIIFSGYENFVSKLNIEGHEDRPSWMGKVGFSGLKMKLISAIVAISAVELLKVFINSNIHSSDELFWKVIIHITFVSSGVLFALTDYLNSKTQSH
- a CDS encoding alpha-glucosidase family protein, with amino-acid sequence MAQQQWYKGAVIYQVYPRSFQDSNNDGIGDLKGIINRIDYIKSLGVDAIWISPFFKSPMKDFGYDISDYRDIDPLFGDLNDFDELIDQAHKRDIKIIIDQVLSHTSDQHQWFLDSRESQNNDKSDWYVWADSKDDGTAPNNWLSIFGGGAWQWEPRRGQYYLHNFLTEQPDLNFHNPEVRKAVLDNVEFWLKKGVDGFRLDAINFCYHDAQLRDNPAKPKDKRQGRGFSEDNPYAFQYHYYNNTQPENIEFMQDIRSLLNKYPGTVSLGEISSEDSLATMAEYTQGGDKLHMGYSFELLTDDYSSEYIRETVQTLEQRMTEGWPCWAFSNHDVERVASRWSQNGEINSAQCKMLTALLASLRGSVCMYQGEELGLGEASVAFEDLQDPYGITFWPNFKGRDGCRTPMPWDINDSEHAGFSNAKPWLPVDNAHTQSAVSVQDKDSDSILNAYREFMAWRKQHAVLLEGDIEFIDTAEPILAFYRTLNEQTMLCVFNLAQTNQTLELTKTVTEAQDSLSHCNATLEGNTLSISGFGCYFAFVN